CCAAGTTAGTGGATTCTTGATAACATCAGTTTACCTTGTCGGCAGTCACTTTGTCGTAGGCGGACACGACTTTTAACACACGATGCTCAATTTCTTCAATGGTATTCCTGGCCGAGTAGTTGCGCATTGTGAACTTCTGTAAGAATGTGAGAGTCGATATTGATGAACTTGTCTCAATCTTTGAGCAATGCCGGCGACTATCTCCACAAGTTTAAAACTGCGATTTCACCATACCGATCATGTTTTGGTGGAAAAAATAtgatgcaatatatatatgctgatAGACGCCCTCTCTTTTCGACCAAGTCCAAGTGCCGTCAAGTTTTATAGGCACACGCACCCTAAATAACTCTTCGGGAGACAATATCTCCCCCGTAGAGTTTTTTCACAATGAGGTTAGGGCGCAATAAGTAACTACTTTTATACAGCGACACCTTGTGCAAACCTATAGAAGAAATCACTGTGCGCTTACTTGGGTGAGCTGGGTGCCCATGGCAGGCACGGCAATCCGGTGCAACATCCTAGACTGCGTCTGAACAACGGCACTGGCGATGCGAACTGTGCTCAGGGCAGCCGCAAATCGGCCGCAGCTACGTGCGACTTGTGTGAACGACATCTCTTGGTTAACCTggaacacaaataaaatataataaactcGGATTGCAACTATGCACTTTGCACAcgttttaaacaatatttacaCCGAATTTCTAGCAAAACGGGGGCTCAGATTATGTAAAAGTTCTGGAGGAGCAAAGGCAGCACAGATGTTGAATAAGTATCGATACCAACCGAACCTCTGCTCATCGATGTATATTGTGTAGACGCTTCGCTGTGAATGCCTAAAATGGAAGAGTTGcctaataaaataatattttcttatgCCGTGTTCAGAGCGACATAAACATTATTTATACTTAGTTTGTTAAGATAatgatttaatattttttgatttgctACGAACTCATATCGTAATCGATTAGCCGGCGGGTAGTGTTGAAAAATACACGATAGATTTTGAACAGccatttacaaatttgttgtatacaaatattgtTCGATGTTGCCACTTGTTTAATAAAATGCTGCTGTCAAATGCAGGCGAATGAGCTGACTGCATGTTAAAGTGCCTGTCAGCTGATAATATGTGCACGAAATAACGGCCTTTAATGAGTTTGTCATTGATGCAACTTAATCAATCAATATTTGTATTGAAATAGTAACATAGATAAGATTGTATTGCCACGCCTGTGGTTACGTAATCATGCAATAACCACAGCAGCGCAATGAGACgtattcaattaaaagcgctgatatatatttatgatgtatataaacaattaGTATATAATTAATTGGAACATAAGTACATAGAATCAAAATTACACGCCTCATTGCAgtaacaaaatacaaaaatacagtATATAAATTACAGGAATAGTATAACAAAACAGTTGTCGTTTGATTTAAAGCCATTTGGTAgttaattgtattaaattcCTTATTGACCAGCAATCTGAAAGGGATAAtgaaagttaattaaatgtgaaaaatatcataattaattatttttactcaCAACAACAAGATGGCCGCTCTTATCACGCACAACGCCGGGTTCGGCGCCCGTTTGAAGTTCTATGACACCGCCCTTACCCTTGACCACATTGTGTTCCAGGCTAAAACGATAAAGattagaaagaaaacaaaaccaacTCGAGTTTTAGCTGACACTCACGAAGCTCTGTCCACAATGGAGACGATATCGGCGGTGCCGACGGTGTCAATGATGTAGGTGCTAAACTCGATAATGTGCGGAATGATCAGGATCAGATCGCCCTTGTCCTTTTTCAGATCGAGCGGTATACGGATCACCATCAGGTCGTCGTTGTGGTTCGTCAGGGTGAAGTCGATCTTCTCGAGCGGCAGGCGATGCTTCTGCTTGTAGCTCTTGCCGTCCAGCACATAGACGGCCTTGTTGCTAAGCAGAATGAAGCGTTCCCGCGACTTGTAGCCATGTCGATCGAACTTGGTGCAGGCCGATTGATATTTGAGTTGTTCGCTGCCAAAGTTGCTGGCCACAAAGTCGTTGACGCGCTGTATATGCTCCTGGGGAATGCGGTCGGTCTGGAACCAGGCGGGCACGCTGTTCGCAtagttgttcttcttgttcttgAACACCTTCTCGGCGAGCACCTTCAGCTCGAATTGGCGTTTGCGCTCCGGCGTCAGCTGGTGGCGATAGATGCGTGCCAGGTGCAATCGGTGCAGGCGATGCAGATAGATGGACGCCTCCTGGCAGTGGCCGGGCGCTGGTGGCCAGCTTTTGTCGAGCACCTTCGTGGGCAGCTCCTTGGCCAGTCGCAGCAGCCACATGCGCTTGGCATTGGCAATGAAGTCCTCGTTGTAGCCATTGGGTGCATCGTTGCGCGTTATGAAGCCCTTGATAAAGGCGCGTATTTTGTCCGCCGCCTCGCGACGCTGCTTAGCCGCCTGCTGGGCCAGGCGCCGGCGGCAGTAGCTTTGCAGCACAATGACCTGGGCGCGCAGTTTCAGGTACTTGCGGCGCTGCACCAGACCCTTCCAGTGCGCCTGAATGATGGCGGCAATATCGTGCTTTTTCGCCTGGTAGGCATCCTCCGTGTCGAAGAGCGTGCGTGGCCAGCGTATGAAAAGCTTCGTCTCGCCCAGCTTGAACTGTTCGCTGTTGTAGCCCAAATCCTTGACCAGCAGCTGTACGCCAGCCTTGGCTCCGCCAGCTCCCTTGTAGTTGGGCCAGGTGGACTTGCTCAGGCACTTGTAGCGTTCCAGGAAGAGCTCATAGCTGCGCCTGTAGGCGAAGCCGGCACGACGCACTCGCAGATTCTCCATGAGACCCAGATACTTAACCTGATGCAGGACCAGTTGATCGTCAAAGATGCCCGGCGACTGCAGATCATTTGGCTTGATGCAGCGTATATAGCTGGGCTCCTTGCACATCAGTATGTCCATGAGGTTGTTCAGCGAGGACTTGAACTGCGTTATGGCCGTCTCAGGTCGCTTCTTGCTGCGCAGCTCCTGCTCCGGGAAGCACGAGCGCACAATGTTGTTGCCCGCCTTGCTCAGCGTCTCCTTGAGATCGCGGAACAGCAAATCGTTGTTCTTGTCCAGGAATCCGTTGACAGTGTAGGTCACCTCGCCGGCATAATGGACCAAGCGGAACTCATCGCGTCCCATTACCTTTTGCACCTGAATCGGAGCCTTCTCGTGGCACACATAATGGTGATGATCGGCCAGCTTCTGCGTGAGCTTCTCGAGGAAGGTGCGATCTGTGGGCTCGCCGGGACGCAGGCATTCCTCGTCTAGTATGGAAATAATGCCCTTATGCTTCTCCTCAATCAAATTGCAGATGACCTTGTTGTCGAAATACTCCACGGGAATCCACTCAATGCCCTCACGTCTGTACTCATCCTGCTCGGACTTGAGCGTCAGCTCAATGAACAGTTGCTGCAGCTTCTCATTGCAGAAGTTGATGCAGAACTGCTCGAAGTTATTTCTCTTAAAGATCTCAAAGCCATATATATCCAAAATGCCCATCACATTATTCCTTGCGCCGCGCGTCTCCTTCGCCTGCAGCGAAATGTTCAGGCGCTGCACCAGCCAGGAGAACAGACGATCATAGACGGCCTTGGCCAGCGCATCTCGGGCATAAATGGCCAGCTCGTGGTTCAGCGGCGAGGTGACCACATCGCCACGTGCATCAATGGTGCGATGAGTCAGCGCTGCGCCCAGTTCGCTGGCATTGACGCCCAGCAGGCGGGAGACTGTGACCACCAGATCACGACTGTTCACCTGGGCATTGCCCTCCACCTCGTTGAAGGCGATGTTGCCCAGATGCAGTATGCTAGCCACAATGGCGAAGATCTCGCGCTGCTCCTCCGCGCTGAAGTCAATCACGCTCAATGCCTGCTGCACCTGCTTGAAGTTGTCCGCATCGTTGATGCTCCCCACGCTGCCCTTGACCTATTCCAAACGAAGCCAGTTAGTTGGGGCAGCCTCAAGTGTGTGCTTCAAATATAACTTACCCCATCCGTCAGGTAGTTATAACTGTCCAGAGTACGCTCCAGATGCAGCTCCTGCAGCAGAGTGGCGTCTGCGCCCGCCAGCAGCTGATAGAAGATGTGGAAGTT
The sequence above is a segment of the Drosophila virilis strain 15010-1051.87 chromosome 3, Dvir_AGI_RSII-ME, whole genome shotgun sequence genome. Coding sequences within it:
- the ND-ACP gene encoding acyl carrier protein, mitochondrial isoform X2 is translated as MSFTQVARSCGRFAAALSTVRIASAVVQTQSRMLHRIAVPAMGTQLTQKFTMRNYSARNTIEEIEHRVLKVVSAYDKVTADKLNVNSHFINDLGLDSLDHVEVIMAMEDEFGFEIPDSDAEKLLKPADIIKYVADKEDVYD
- the Myo61F gene encoding unconventional myosin IC isoform X1, which codes for MASFKPLPNMETGLHERDRAGVQDFVLLENYESEDAFIGNLKKRFQENLIYTYIGQVLISVNPYKQLPIYSDAHIKEYRNKHFYEMPPHIFAVTDNAFRSLIEENRGQCVLISGESGSGKTEASKKVLQYIAACSGHQTTVEGVKDKLLKSNPVLEAFGNAKTNRNDNSSRFGKYMDIQFDYKGAPIGGNILNYLLEKSRVVAQMGGERNFHIFYQLLAGADATLLQELHLERTLDSYNYLTDGVKGSVGSINDADNFKQVQQALSVIDFSAEEQREIFAIVASILHLGNIAFNEVEGNAQVNSRDLVVTVSRLLGVNASELGAALTHRTIDARGDVVTSPLNHELAIYARDALAKAVYDRLFSWLVQRLNISLQAKETRGARNNVMGILDIYGFEIFKRNNFEQFCINFCNEKLQQLFIELTLKSEQDEYRREGIEWIPVEYFDNKVICNLIEEKHKGIISILDEECLRPGEPTDRTFLEKLTQKLADHHHYVCHEKAPIQVQKVMGRDEFRLVHYAGEVTYTVNGFLDKNNDLLFRDLKETLSKAGNNIVRSCFPEQELRSKKRPETAITQFKSSLNNLMDILMCKEPSYIRCIKPNDLQSPGIFDDQLVLHQVKYLGLMENLRVRRAGFAYRRSYELFLERYKCLSKSTWPNYKGAGGAKAGVQLLVKDLGYNSEQFKLGETKLFIRWPRTLFDTEDAYQAKKHDIAAIIQAHWKGLVQRRKYLKLRAQVIVLQSYCRRRLAQQAAKQRREAADKIRAFIKGFITRNDAPNGYNEDFIANAKRMWLLRLAKELPTKVLDKSWPPAPGHCQEASIYLHRLHRLHLARIYRHQLTPERKRQFELKVLAEKVFKNKKNNYANSVPAWFQTDRIPQEHIQRVNDFVASNFGSEQLKYQSACTKFDRHGYKSRERFILLSNKAVYVLDGKSYKQKHRLPLEKIDFTLTNHNDDLMVIRIPLDLKKDKGDLILIIPHIIEFSTYIIDTVGTADIVSIVDRASLEHNVVKGKGGVIELQTGAEPGVVRDKSGHLVVIAGQ
- the Myo61F gene encoding unconventional myosin IC isoform X2 gives rise to the protein METGLHERDRAGVQDFVLLENYESEDAFIGNLKKRFQENLIYTYIGQVLISVNPYKQLPIYSDAHIKEYRNKHFYEMPPHIFAVTDNAFRSLIEENRGQCVLISGESGSGKTEASKKVLQYIAACSGHQTTVEGVKDKLLKSNPVLEAFGNAKTNRNDNSSRFGKYMDIQFDYKGAPIGGNILNYLLEKSRVVAQMGGERNFHIFYQLLAGADATLLQELHLERTLDSYNYLTDGVKGSVGSINDADNFKQVQQALSVIDFSAEEQREIFAIVASILHLGNIAFNEVEGNAQVNSRDLVVTVSRLLGVNASELGAALTHRTIDARGDVVTSPLNHELAIYARDALAKAVYDRLFSWLVQRLNISLQAKETRGARNNVMGILDIYGFEIFKRNNFEQFCINFCNEKLQQLFIELTLKSEQDEYRREGIEWIPVEYFDNKVICNLIEEKHKGIISILDEECLRPGEPTDRTFLEKLTQKLADHHHYVCHEKAPIQVQKVMGRDEFRLVHYAGEVTYTVNGFLDKNNDLLFRDLKETLSKAGNNIVRSCFPEQELRSKKRPETAITQFKSSLNNLMDILMCKEPSYIRCIKPNDLQSPGIFDDQLVLHQVKYLGLMENLRVRRAGFAYRRSYELFLERYKCLSKSTWPNYKGAGGAKAGVQLLVKDLGYNSEQFKLGETKLFIRWPRTLFDTEDAYQAKKHDIAAIIQAHWKGLVQRRKYLKLRAQVIVLQSYCRRRLAQQAAKQRREAADKIRAFIKGFITRNDAPNGYNEDFIANAKRMWLLRLAKELPTKVLDKSWPPAPGHCQEASIYLHRLHRLHLARIYRHQLTPERKRQFELKVLAEKVFKNKKNNYANSVPAWFQTDRIPQEHIQRVNDFVASNFGSEQLKYQSACTKFDRHGYKSRERFILLSNKAVYVLDGKSYKQKHRLPLEKIDFTLTNHNDDLMVIRIPLDLKKDKGDLILIIPHIIEFSTYIIDTVGTADIVSIVDRASLEHNVVKGKGGVIELQTGAEPGVVRDKSGHLVVIAGQ